A single Dioscorea cayenensis subsp. rotundata cultivar TDr96_F1 unplaced genomic scaffold, TDr96_F1_v2_PseudoChromosome.rev07_lg8_w22 25.fasta BLBR01001706.1, whole genome shotgun sequence DNA region contains:
- the LOC120256894 gene encoding uncharacterized protein LOC120256894, translating to MPLPPRVFRINAKNIFLTYSKCSLSKEYTIEKLRALSLTSNKKFIRVARELHEDGTPHLHVLIQFEGRIQVTNQRLFDIVSPHSSAIFHPNIQSAKSSKDVKAYIEKGGDFLDWGTFQEDPRNSRNRGQALDDVYDDALKSTSAEEALQIIRINDPRIFTLQYHNLRANYERLFYKPLDPYISFWEYSSFNITRIMNEWLEHNFQINCAAQPVEI from the coding sequence ATGCCATTACCACCGAGAGTTTTCAGGATTAATGCTAAGAATATCTTTCTTACTTACTCTAAATGCTCATTATCAAAGGAATACACAATAGAGAAGCTGAGAGCACTTTCTCTCACCAGCAACAAGAAATTCATCCGGGTAGCAAGGGAATTACATGAAGACGGTACACCGCATTTACATGTTTTGATACAGTTTGAAGGTAGGATACAGGTAACAAATCAGAGATTGTTTGATATTGTGTCTCCACATTCGTCTGCTATATTTCATCCCAATATACAATCTGCTAAGTCCAGCAAAGACGTCAAGGCATACATTGAAAAAGGTGGTGATTTTCTAGACTGGGGCACATTCCAGGAAGATCCAAGGAATTCCAGAAATAGAGGACAAGCTTTGGATGATGTTTATGATGATGCGTTGAAGTCAACATCGGCAGAAGAGGCATTACagataataagaataaatgatCCCAGAATATTCACACTGCAATATCACAATCTGAGAGCGAATTATGAAAGATTATTTTACAAGCCTCTTGATCCTTACATATCTTTCTGGGAATATTCTTCTTTTAATATAACCAGGATTATGAATGAATGGCTGGAGCATAATTTTCAGATTAATTGTGCTGCGCAGCCGGtggaaatataa